One segment of Pempheris klunzingeri isolate RE-2024b chromosome 20, fPemKlu1.hap1, whole genome shotgun sequence DNA contains the following:
- the plaub gene encoding plasminogen activator, urokinase b: MTATSSFGVLMCTLAALEASLLRERRWERFPAFSSSSSSSSFSSSFESSDGICLNGGTSVPSLTTGEHMFCLCADGFEGKHCETVKSADCYEGVGLYYRGTESKSESGRTCEQWDSNTRERYMASDVHSGRHNYCRNLLYRQRPWCYVWRDQQLEWEYCDIPHCGFESFTAPPSPAPTQPVPPAGESTCGRRSRRKLMKIVGGTVATVESHPWVAAIFWRSKSREWVFRCGGSLISACWVLTAAHCFPDGSLSKLRRFSVILGKNALNETDPTAEQKFRVEEMIVHAGFDNSEGNFINDIALLKLRAKHGKCAEESSTVKTICLPPPQQGLLPGVTCEIAGYGKEKQGLWYNSQLLREAQVSLLSDDVCRQEDYYGSLITDNMFCAGRPDWSQDACEGDSGGPLVCEVGDRLFQFGVISWGDGCAKEFRPGVYTRLTNYNAWIEEKTGLSSIAAGSMFPQK; this comes from the exons ATGACAGCGACGAGCAGCTTTGGGGTTTTAATGTGCACCCTGGCAGCCCTGGAAGCA agcCTATTGAGAGAAAGAAGATGGGAGAGATTTCctgctttctcctcctcctcctcgtcctcttcattctcctcctcctttgaaAGCTCAG ATGGGATCTGTCTTAACGGAGGCACCTCTGTCCCGTCTCTGACCACCGGTGAACACATGTTTTGCTTGTGTGCTGACGGTTTTGAGGGGAAACACTGTGAAACAG TAAAAAGTGCCGACTGCTACGAGGGCGTGGGCCTGTACTACAGAGGCACAGAGTCTAAATCAGAGAGCGGGCGAACATGTGAACAGTGGGATTCGAACACCAGGGAGCGGTACATGGCTTCAGATGTCCACTCAGGGAGGCACAACTACTGCAG AAACCTCCTGTACAGACAGCGTCCGTGGTGCTACGTGTGGAGAGACCAGCAGCTGGAGTGGGAGTATTGTGATATTCCACACTGTGGCTTTGAGTCAT TTACAGCCCCACCTTCGCCTGCACCCACCCAGC CCGTCCCCCCAGCTGGAGAGTCGACATGTGGCCGGCGCTCCAGGAGGAAGCTGATGAAGATCGTGGGTGGAACAGTTGCCACCGTGGAATCCCACCCGTGGGTGGCTGCCATATTTTGGCGCAGTAAATCCAGGGAGTGGGTTTTCCGCTGCGGGGGCAGTCTGATCTCAGCCTGCTGGGTCCTCACAGCTGCCCACTGCTTCCCCGACGG ctcCCTCTCCAAACTGCGCCGCTTCTCCGTCATCTTGGGGAAGAACGCCCTGAACGAGACGGACCCGACCGCGGAGCAGAAATTCAGGGTGGAAGAAATGATCGTCCACGCAGGGTTCGACAACTCTGAGGGGAACTTCATCAATGACATCG CCCTGTTGAAGCTGAGGGCCAAACACGGGAAGTGTGCCGAGGAGAGCAGCACGGTGAAGACCATCTGCCTGCCGCCGCCGCAGCAGGGCCTCCTGCCGGGTGTCACCTGTGAGATCGCCGGATATGGGAAAGAAAAGCAGG GTTTGTGGTACAACTCCCAGCTCCTCCGGGAGGCCCAGGTGAGCCTCCTCTCTGACGATGTGTGCCGACAGGAGGATTATTATGGAAGCTTGATCACTGATAACATGTTTTGCGCCGGTCGGCCCGACTGGAGCCAAGATGCCTGTGAG GGAGACTCTGGAGGGCCTCTGGTGTGCGAGGTCGGCGACCGGCTCTTCCAGTTCGGAGTGATCAGTTGGGGCGACGGCTGTGCGAAGGAGTTTCGACCCGGCGTTTATACCAGGCTGACCAATTACAACGCATGGATCGAGGAGAAGACGGGGCTGTCGTCCATCGCTGCTGGATCCATGTTCCCTCAGAAGTGA
- the LOC139220231 gene encoding DELTA-actitoxin-Aeq1a-like has product MSETAEALAANLKSRRNVTIEIANLTNSYCLLDPKVYLESGNCHSPPQPTVRPMNTEVCNFSKTSAQATGAVGVLTYDLFERGNDCAKEKLAIMFSVPYNYNTYKNWFALGIYDSSRETDQSLYKEMYYNKEEGFVRQESSGCGLTFEGKQLDIKATMSPMGRAIMKVELWNKLFTPMMHQSH; this is encoded by the exons ATGAGTGAGACAGCAGAGGCTTTGGCAGCCAACCTCAAAAGCCGAAGGAACGTCACCATCGAGATCGCCAACCTCACCAACAGCTACTGCCTACTTGACCCCAA GGTTTATCTTGAGAGCGGCAACTGCCACAGCCCCCCACAACCCACCGTGCGCCCAATGAACACCGAGGTCTGCAACTTCAGCAAGACCAGCGCACAAGCCACCGGCGCAGTGGGCGTGCTGACCTACGACCTGTTCGAGAGGGGTAACGACTGCGCTAAGGAGAAACTGGCCATAATGTTCTCCGTGCCCTACAACTACAACACCTACAAGAACTGGTTTGCGTTGGGAATCTACGACTCGAGCAGAGAGACCGACCAAAGTCTGTACAAAGAGATGTACTACAACAAAGAGGAGGGCTTTGTGCGGCAGGAGTCCAGCGGCTGTGGTCTCACATTTGAGGGCAAGCAGCTGGACATCAAGGCCACCATGTCCCCGATGGGCAGGGCCATTATGAAGGTGGAGCTGTGGAACAAGCTCTTCACTCCAATGATGCATCAGTCTCACTGA
- the LOC139220232 gene encoding DELTA-stichotoxin-Hcr4a-like yields MRETAEAHATALTTNRNCVIEITNVSSMYCLVNPKVHMESGFPFSPPQPTVRSTNTEVCSFTKDDNTASGAVGVLTYELFNMNTRHCNELVAVMFSVPFDYNLFKNWLGVGIFEHTRACDDKLYDHMYKGKDFTNFVRHEADGSGVAYRGRVVDVRACMSDEGRAIIKLEVHNKMGR; encoded by the exons ATGCGCGAGACTGCAGAGGCCCACGCCACCGCCCTCACCACCAACCGCAACTGTGTCATAGAGATCACCAATGTCAGCTCCATGTACTGCCTCGTCAACCCAAA GGTGCACATGGAAAGTGGCTTCCCCTTCAGCCCCCCGCAGCCGACCGTGCGCAGCACCAACACCGAGGTGTGCTCTTTCACCAAGGACGACAACACGGCATCAGGCGCCGTGGGCGTCCTGACCTACGAGCTGTTCAACATGAACACCCGCCACTGCAACGAGTTGGTCGCCGTCATGTTCTCTGTGCCCTTCGACTACAACCTGTTCAAGAACTGGCTGGGGGTGGGCATCTTCGAGCACACACGAGCCTGCGACGACAAGCTGTACGACCACATGTACAAAGGGAAGGATTTCACCAACTTTGTGCGGCACGAGGCCGACGGCTCTGGGGTGGCGTACCGGGGCAGGGTGGTGGACGTGAGGGCCTGCATGTCTGATGAGGGCAGGGCTATTATTAAACTGGAGGTGCATAACAAGATGGGcagatga
- the ush1gb gene encoding pre-mRNA splicing regulator USH1G, protein MNDRYHRAARDGYLDVLKEATRKELNAPDEDGMTPTLWAAYHGNLEALRLIVSRGGDPDKCDIWGNTPLHLAAANGHHNSLSFLVAFGANVWCLDNDYHTPLDMAATKGHMDCVRYLDSIAAKQITLNPKLVSKLKDRAFRAAERRMKDCAKLQRKHRERMERRFMKESAALDNLDAISFSSYTSGSTLSRQVNTVTSNMPYSQATLHSTAKGKAKIQKKLEKKKQVDGSFKIYEDGRKSVRSLSGLQLGNDVMFLKQGTYANPKERSRLNIRDMFPHDNDDDADTVSRAMSDPGLHEAAYSEISADSGRDSLFNRPGLGTMVFRRNYMSGGMFGIGGRDEGSVAGSEPVGRAPNVRLRGRLPRRSPSFDEDSIGSALSLQERNHQELPWEETDVGLDEDMEPENSPLDTFLASQSLSEFMQLFMREKIDLEALLLCSDQDLTSIHIPLGPRKKLLDACKRRLDTLDEPEAIEDTEL, encoded by the exons ATGAACGACCGGTACCACCGGGCGGCCCGGGACGGCTACCTGGACGTGCTGAAGGAGGCCACACGGAAGGAGCTGAACGCCCCGGATGAGGATGGGATGACTCCCACCCTGTGGGCCGCTTACCACGGAAACCTGGAGGCGCTCCGGCTCATCGTGAGCAGAGG AGGTGACCCGGACAAGTGTGACATTTGGGGCAACACGCCGCTTCACCTGGCAGCTGCCAACGGCCACCACAACAGCCTGTCCTTCCTGGTGGCCTTCGGTGCCAACGTGTGGTGTCTGGACAACGACTACCACACCCCGCTGGACATGGCCGCCACCAAGGGACACATGGACTGCGTTCGCTACCTGGACTCCATCGCTGCCAAGCAGATCACCCTCAACCCAAAGCTGGTCAGCAAGCTCAAGGACCGGGCGTTTCGCGCCGCAGAGCGCCGGATGAAAGACTGCGCCAAGCTCCAGAGGAAGCACCGTGAGCGAATGGAGAGGAGGTTCATGAAGGAGTCGGCGGCGTTAGACAACTTGGACGCTATTAGCTTTTCTAGCTACACCAGTGGCAGCACGCTGAGCCGCCAGGTCAACACTGTCACCTCCAACATGCCATACTCGCAG GCCACCCTGCACTCCACAGCCAAGGGCAAGGCCAAGATCcagaagaagctggagaagaagaagcaggttGATGGGTCGTTCAAGATCTACGAGGACGGGAGGAAAAGTGTGCGCTCGCTGTCCGGCCTGCAGCTTGGCAACGACGTCATGTTCCTCAAACAGGGCACATACGCCAACCCCAAGGAGCGGTCACGCCTCAACATCCGCGACATGTTCCCCCACGACAATGACGACGACGCAGACACCGTCTCCCGTGCCATGAGCGACCCGGGCCTCCATGAGGCTGCATACTCGGAGATCAGCGCAGACTCCGGACGCGATTCCCTGTTCAACCGGCCCGGACTCGGCACCATGGTGTTCAGGAGGAACTATATGAGTGGAGGCATGTTTGGTATCGGGGGACGGGATGAAGGCAGCGTGGCGGGGAGTGAACCTGTGGGCCGGGCACCTAATGTTCGTCTCCGAGGACGTCTGCCTCGGCGCTCGCCCAGCTTTGATGAGGACAGTATTGGCAGCGCCTTGAGCCTGCAAGAAAGAAACCATCAGGAGTTGCCCTGGGAGGAGACTGATGTTGGGCTGGATGAGGACATGGAGCCAGAGAACAGTCCTCTGGACACCTTCCTGGCCTCGCAAAGCCTCAGCGAGTTCATGCAGCTCTTCATGAGGGAGAAGATCGACCTGgaggctctgctgctctgctcagacCAGGACCTCACCAGCATTCACATCCCTTTGGGCCCCAGGAAGAAACTTCTGGATGCCTGCAAGAGACGTCTGGACACCCTTGATGAACCAGAGGCCATTGAAGACACTGAGCTCTGA
- the LOC139219614 gene encoding endonuclease domain-containing 1 protein-like, whose amino-acid sequence MCSHLVAGFHCQPSIINMCRCCTLAVVVLALTGGWCPCAADVGDFAPCLQFFYKSWPPKGLAGTPICQRYNNQYRFATLYSRPRRSPWFSAYLYSVPAGKRPTASWKFEPQLAYPGADGNMIPFPPGPVDQNVVDSQAVDLDYINSTYSRGHMNPSLHHQSHEDRSATFTLTNVVPQKAGSNDGPWEALEQAVNKTLSAFCLGEAYIVTGIIPYQSDEHWLHNHRVAVPEYIWSAYCCPNYNNSLPKELKDAFPTYAAIGRNDRNSTEEIVPVSKEAKKQFRGYDVRQMSLETLEMYLKDRFSTVVSVFNEQCSGSD is encoded by the exons ATGTGTAGCCATTTGGTAGCTGGATTTCACTGCCAACCATCGATTATCAACATGTGTCGCTGCTGCACTCTGGCCGTGGTCGTCCTGGCCCTCACTGGAGGGTGGTGCCCGTGTGCAGCTGATGTCGGGGATTTTGCTCCGTGCCTGCAGTTCTTCTACAAGTCTTGGCCTCCCAAAGGTCTGGCTGGGACCCCGATCTGCCAGCGGTATAACAACCAGTACCGCTTTGCCACGTTGTACAGTCGACCACGCCGCTCCCCCTGGTTTTCAGCCTACTTGTACTCTGTACCAGCAGGAAAGAGACCAACCGCGTCCTGGAAGTTTGAACCACAG CTAGCCTACCCAGGAGCTGATGGCAACATGATCCCCTTCCCTCCGGGCCCTGTGGACCAGAACGTGGTGGACAGCCAGGCGGTGGACCTGGACTACATTAATTCCACCTATTCTCGCGGCCACATGAACCCCAGCCTTCACCACCAGAGCCACGAGGACCGCTCGGCCACCTTCACCCTCACCAACGTGGTTCCTCAGAAGGCCGGCTCCAATGACGGGCCCTGGGAAGCCCTGGAGCAGGCTGTCAACAAAACCTTATCCGCCTTCTGTCTCGGAGAGGCTTACATAGTCACTGGCATCATCCCGTACCAGAGCGACGAGCACTGGCTCCATAACCACCGTGTGGCTGTGCCGGAGTATATTTGGTCTGCCTACTGCTGCCCAAACTACAACAACAGTCTCCCAAAAGAGCTAAAGGATGCTTTTCCCACGTATGCAGCCATCGGCCGCAACGACCGCAACAGCACCGAGGAGATTGTGCCTGTTAGTAAGGAAGCTAAGAAACAGTTCAGGGGCTATGACGTGAGACAAATGTCCCTGGAAACACTGGAGATGTACCTGAAGGACAGGTTCAGCACGGTggtcagtgtttttaatgagcaGTGCTCCGGATCAGACTGA
- the hid1b gene encoding protein HID1b translates to MGNADTKLHFRKAVIQLTTKTQPVEASDDAFWDQFWADASTTVQDVFALVPAAEIRAVREESPSNLATLCYKAVERLVQGADSGCPSEKQRLVVLNCTRLLTRILPYIFEDADWRGFFWSTVPGAGRAGRLDEDGDDDEARPLAESLLLAIADLLFCPDFTTQSHKKSSSDTAEDIRSIDSCEYIWEAGVGFAQSPPPNYVHDLNRTELLKLLLTCFSEAMYLPPSSDSKNTNPWVSFFCSTENRHALPLFTSLLNVVCAYDPVGYGIPYNHLLFSDHREQLVEQAVQILIVTLEHEAGSAAGAALQALEASSCPSPVEEQEVRARGRPAGPDNLFVNYLSRIHREEDLSFILKGLARLLNNPLVQTYLPRSAKKIQFHQELLILFWKFCDFNKKFLFFVLKSSDVLDVLVPILFNLNDARADQSRVGLMHIGVFILLLLSGERNFGVRLNKPFTLRVPMDIPVFTGTHADLLIVIFHKIITSGHQRLQPLFDCLLTIIVNISPYLKSLSMVAANKLLHLLEAFSTPWFLFSSPQNHHLAFFLLEVFNNIIQYQFDGNFNLVYSIIRKRNVFHQLANLPSDSPSIQRALQRKKNSGVSRNNSVDAESMEGCRPAAPAEPGTLKASLEATPGIDKITEKSQVSEDGTMVAVPPPDSPQTAADSSAVAAPSDTESNPERDLEVHHRETKAARSRLSSVASSLGWSANPDWVLSWKAKLPLQTIMRLLQVLVPQVEKICIDKGLTDESEILKFLQHGTLVGLLPVPHPILIRKYQANGGTAMWFRTYMWGIIYLRNVDPPIWYDTDIRLFEIQRI, encoded by the exons ATGGGAAAcgccgacaccaaacttcacTTCAGGAAGGCGGTGATTCAGCTCACGACCAAaactcag CCCGTGGAGGCCTCAGACGACGCCTTCTGGGACCAGTTCTGGGCCGACGCCTCCACCACCGTCCAGGACGTGTTCGCTCTGGTGCCGGCGGCGGAGATCCGAGCTGTGCGGGAGGAGTCTCCCTCCAACCTGGCAACCCTCTGCTACAAG GCAGTGGAGAGGTTGGTCCAGGGTGCCGACTCCGGCTGCCCCTCAGAGAAACAGCGCCTGGTCGTCCTGAACTGCACCCGCCTGCTCACCCGCATCCTGCCCTACATCTTCGAGGACGCCGACTGGAGAGGCTTCTTCTGGTCCACCGTGCCCGGCGCTGGCAGAGCGGGG CGTTTGGACGAAGACGGCGATGACGACGAAGCGCGGCCGCTGGCTGAGTCCCTGCTGCTGGCCATCGCTGACCTGCTCTTCTGCCCAGATTTCACTACTCAGAGCCACAAAAAGAGCAGCTCG GATACAGCTGAGGACATCCGATCCATAGACAGCTGTGAGTACATCTGGGAGGCCGGGGTGGGCTTCGCTCAGTCACCTCCTCCAAACTACGTCCATGACCTCAACAG GACAgagctgctgaagctgctcctcACCTGTTTCTCTGAGGCCAtgtacctccctccctcttcagACAGTAAAAACACCAACCCCTGGGTCTCCTTCTTCTGCTCCACGGAaaacag ACACGCCCTGCCGCTGTTCACCTCCCTGCTCAACGTGGTGTGTGCCTACGACCCCGTGGGCTACGGCATCCCCTACAACCACCTGCTGTTCTCCGACCACCGGGagcagctggtggagcaggCGGTCCAGATCCTTATCGTCACCCTGGAGCACGAGGCCGGGTCGGCCGCCGGCGCCGCCCTCCAGGCCCTGGAGGCCTCGTCGTGCCCCTCAcctgtggaggagcaggaggtgagAGCGCGAGGACG GCCAGCCGGACCTGATAACCTCTTTGTGAATTATCTCTCCAGGATCCACAGAGAGGAG gACTTGAGCTTCATCCTGAAAGGTCTGGCACGGCTGCTCAACAACCCCCTGGTCCAGACGTACCTGCCTCGCTCCGCCAAGAAGATCCAGTTCcaccaggagctgctgatccTCTTCTGGAAGTTCTGTGACTTCAACAAG aaatTCCTCTTCTTTGTGCTGAAGAGCAGCGACGTGTTGGACGTCCTGGTTCCCATCCTGTTCAACCTGAACGATGCCAGAGCAGATCAGT cTCGTGTGGGCCTCATGCACATCGGCGTgttcatcctgctgctgctgagcggaGAGAGAAACTTTGGCGTTCGTCTGAACAAGCCGTTCACTCTCCGTGTCCCCATGGACATTCCTGTTTTCACGGGAACGCACGCCGACCTGCTCATCGTG ATCTTCCACAAAATCATCACCAGCGGACACCAGCGCCTCCAGCCGCTGTTCGACTGCCTGCTCACAATCATAGTGAACA TTTCACCTTATCTGAAGAGCTTGTCCATGGTGGCAGCCAACAAGCTGCTCCACCTCTTGGAGGCCTTCTCCACGCCCTggttcctcttctcctccccccaGAACCACCACCTGGCCTTCTTCCTGCTGGAGGTGTTCAACAACATCATCCAGTATCAGTTTGACG GTAACTTCAACCTCGTGTATTCTATCATCCGAAAGCGGAACGTTTTCCACCAGTTGGCCAACCTGCCGTCTGACTCGCCGTCTATCCAGAGGgccctgcagaggaagaagaactcTGGGGTTTCCAGGAACAACTCCGTCGACGCAGAGTCCATGGAGGGCTGCAGACCTGCTGCACCCGCTGAGCCGGGCACACTCAAAGCCAGCTTAGAGGCCACTCCAG GTATTGATAAGATAACGGAGAAGTCCCAGGTGAGTGAGGATGGTACGATGGTTGCTGTCCCTCCTCCAGACTCTCCTCAGACGGCTGCTGACAGCAGCGCTGTAGCTGCACCCAGCGACACCGAGTCCAACCCTGAGAGAGACCTCGAG GTTCACCACAGGGAGACAAAAGCGGCGAGGAGTCGGCTGTCGAGTGTGGCGTCCTCGTTGGGCTGGAGCGCTAATCCAGACTGG GTGTTGTCATGGAAGGCCAAGCTCCCTCTGCAGACCATCATGCGGCTGTTACAGGTGCTGGTCCCTCAGGTGGAGAAGATTTGCATCGACAA GGGTTTAACAGACGAGTCAGAGATCCTCAAGTTCCTCCAGCACGGCACGCTGGTCGGCCTCCTGCCCGTCCCTCATCCCATCCTCATCAGGAAATACCAAGCCAACGGCGGCACGGCCATGTGGTTCCGCACCTACATGTGGGGAATCATCTACTTACG AAACGTGGATCCTCCAATCTGGTACGACACGGACATCAGGCTCTTTGAGATCCAGAGGATTTAG
- the LOC139220103 gene encoding proton channel OTOP3-like encodes MSSDPGVTQLGSSWGAPGDPPSDEQTRTTGHQIQDQEPDPVLVWAPSGRRLVSGLLGLNVVLLGAALVAGQAFNPGGLKHQEPQVFMLLLMGVCLAWMLWYLLWARKQPGISPLKDHHAGGVTVTLVLMLFAAFSLLLYLFRAGYLISMKECKPAAKVLSPFVEASFLLLQTYLLWAHSKDCVHKHKIITRSGLMLILSADLLLWLNAVTEDTIHEEIELEREDGLRFSNTSSPEGDTSDAAGISNRTLCQCSASAACLTFRKGFEILFPFNMEYYLMAGCMVYVMWKNVGRRTSPGPHHVTQKLTLRVVYQGGVVYGLVFGALVLVAGVTVFILYQVWVSQRQLRLTAFLIFYSYHLAVMPIMSLCSLAGMLVHRLERRAKEGGHNPTRSLDVLLLVAAALGQLALSYFSLVAALAVGTQGAMGDMDLAYSLLSLLELILQNIFIIEGLHRHPSLLAKRKEKQRSSIFKLRKKAAEPKQEEKKTDISLLEGNTSAAAQVHDGKKPWTKRAIQEICAFLILSNIMLWVIPAFGVHPQFENGLGKQFFGFTAWFVLVNLGQPLCVFYRMHSVGALMELLISA; translated from the exons ATGAGTTCAGATCCTGGAGTCACTCAGCTGGGCTCCTCCTGGGGGGCACCTGGAGATCCCCCCAGCGATGAGCAGACCAGGACCACGGGCCATCAGATCCAGGACCAGGAGCCGGACCCGGTGCTGGTTTGGGCTCCCAGCGGGAGGCGTCTGGTCTCTGGTCTGCTGGGCCTGAACGTGGTGCTGCTGGGAGCCGCCCTGGTGGCCGGACAGGCTTTCAACCCCGGGGGCCTGAAGCACCAGGAGCCCCAGGTGTTCATGCTCCTGCTGATGGGGGTCTGCTTGGCCTGGATGCTGTGGTACCTGCTGTGGGCCCGGAAACAGCCCGGCATCAGCCCGCTTAAAGACCACCACGCCGGGGGGGTCACCGTCACCT TGGTCCTCATGCTCTTCGCTGCCTTCAGCCTGCTGCTGTACCTCTTCAGGGCCGGTTATCTGATCAGCATGAAGGAGTGTAAACCCGCCGCCAAAGTCCTCTCTCCCTTCGTCGAGGcctcttttctcctgctgcag ACGTATTTACTGTGGGCTCACTCCAAAGACTGTGTTCACAAACACAAGATAATCACCAG GTCGGGGCTGATGCTCATCCTGTCGGCCgacctgctgctgtggctgaacGCAGTGACAGAGGACACCATCCACGAGGAGATCGAGTTAGAAAGAGAGGACGGCCTCCGCTTCAGCAACACAAGCTCACCTGAGGGAGACACCTCTGATGCAGCAG GAATCTCCAATCGGACCTTGTGCCAGTGCAGCGCGAGCGCAGCCTGCCTCACCTTCAGGAAGGGCTTTGAAATCCTCTTTCCCTTCAACATGGAGTACTACCTGATGGCAGGCTGCATGGTCTACGTGATGTGGAAGAACGTGGGCCGCAGGACGAGTCCAGGTCCCCATCACGTTACTCAGAAGCTGACCCTTCGTGTGGTCTACCAAGGTGGGGTCGTATACGGCCTGGTGTTTGGCGCCCTGGTCCTCGTAGCAGGTGTGACCGTCTTCATCCTCTACCAGGTTTGGGTGAGCCAGCGGCAGCTTCGCCTCACCGCCTTCCTCATATTTTACAGCTACCATTTAGCAGTCATGCCCATCatgtctctctgctccctgGCCGGGATGCTGGTCCACAGGCTGGAGAGGAGGGCCAAGGAGGGGGGTCACAACCCCACCCGCAGCCTGGATGTGCTCCTCCTGGTCGCGGCGGCTCTGGGCCAGCTCGCGTTGTCCTACTTCTCCCTGGTGGCCGCCCTGGCCGTGGGGACCCAGGGGGCCATGGGGGACATGGACCTGGCCTACTCCCTCCTCAGCCTGCTGGAGCTCATCCTCCAGAACATCTTCATCATCGAGGGCCTCCACAGGCACCCCAGCCTCCTGGCCAAGAGGAAGGAGAAGCAGCGCAGCAGCATTTTCAAG CTGAGAAAAAAGGCTGCTGAGCCaaaacaagaggagaagaagacggATATTTCTCTGCTGGAGGGGAACACGTCTGCTGCTGCCCaagtgcatgatgggaaaaagCCATGGACCAAAAGAGCTATACAAGAAATCTGTGCTTTCCTCATCCTGTCTAACATCATG CTGTGGGTCATCCCTGCGTTTGGAGTCCACCCCCAGTTTGAGAACGGCCTCGGGAAACAGTTTTTTGGCTTCACCGCCTGGTTCGTTCTGGTAAACTTGGGGCAGCCGCTCTGCGTTTTCTACCGGATGCACTCAGTGGGAGCTTTAATGGAGCTGCTCATCTCTGCATGA